The following proteins come from a genomic window of Bacteroidales bacterium:
- a CDS encoding CARDB domain-containing protein gives MKKQIIFISALILYSVIVYCQVKPSIKIKKTEPVKSIQNTQFKGDMELSKVEILVLNPGDKAYSANQPIYTHSSVRLCIYYKNIGTALINLAKVQWNILDGPFNKGRTLSQKKILAPGEEDTDVLNYFGAGEVKAGDYNIRVCFDYNKILDEASTQNNTITQNFKVIESNKFTGLPDLKFVAVTSKLDTATSCGNTNNYIFDATVINAGNFPASILGNYLITADAPLTTDYNEGYNITLMPQQTKTIQFKASFQNGTKQTIKFISDKSNQVKESDKTNNTATIDINIPHVSNDVKGDLIVDEAHFEFTKSNQLYWLVVKIKNVGIGTIKLCQNTPIWTTVDAPNGFSWTGTTANKYVFFKPGDIYEPSTTAVHQISNGIYKFKIKVNYNSLYPETNENNNISEFTIRIPEDLVIK, from the coding sequence ATGAAAAAACAAATTATTTTTATTTCAGCATTAATACTTTACTCTGTAATTGTTTATTGTCAGGTAAAACCGAGTATTAAAATAAAAAAAACAGAACCGGTTAAGTCCATTCAAAATACCCAATTTAAAGGTGATATGGAATTATCGAAAGTTGAAATTTTAGTTTTAAATCCAGGAGATAAAGCATATTCGGCAAATCAACCTATTTACACTCATAGTAGCGTTAGATTATGTATTTATTATAAAAATATCGGAACAGCACTAATTAATCTTGCAAAAGTTCAATGGAATATTTTAGATGGACCATTTAACAAAGGAAGAACACTTTCTCAGAAAAAAATTTTAGCACCCGGTGAAGAAGATACTGATGTGCTTAATTACTTTGGAGCAGGTGAAGTTAAAGCCGGTGATTACAATATCAGAGTTTGTTTTGATTATAATAAAATTTTAGATGAAGCAAGTACGCAGAACAACACAATCACGCAAAACTTTAAAGTTATAGAATCAAATAAATTCACAGGTCTTCCCGATTTAAAGTTTGTTGCTGTTACCTCAAAATTAGATACAGCAACCTCCTGCGGAAATACAAATAATTATATTTTTGATGCCACAGTTATAAATGCAGGGAATTTTCCTGCGAGCATACTAGGCAACTATCTTATAACTGCTGATGCTCCGCTGACTACGGATTACAACGAAGGTTACAATATTACTTTAATGCCGCAACAAACCAAAACCATTCAGTTTAAAGCTTCATTTCAAAACGGAACAAAACAAACTATAAAATTTATTTCAGATAAATCAAATCAGGTTAAGGAATCTGATAAAACAAATAATACAGCAACTATTGATATTAATATTCCTCATGTTTCAAATGATGTAAAGGGTGATTTAATTGTTGATGAGGCACATTTCGAATTCACAAAATCAAATCAATTATATTGGTTAGTAGTTAAAATTAAAAATGTAGGAATCGGAACTATTAAACTTTGCCAAAATACGCCTATATGGACAACTGTTGATGCTCCAAACGGATTTAGTTGGACGGGCACAACAGCCAACAAATATGTTTTTTTTAAACCCGGAGATATATATGAACCTTCTACAACTGCTGTTCATCAAATTTCAAACGGCATTTATAAATTTAAAATAAAAGTAAATTATAATAGTTTATATCCTGAAACTAATGAAAATAATAATATTTCGGAATTTACAATAAGGATTCCTGAAGATTTGGTGATTAAATAG
- a CDS encoding ABC transporter substrate-binding protein translates to MIFTFFVACTSGKKKNNKTVFRYNESAGITSLDPAFAKDQSNIWAINQLYNGLVQFDDNLKIIPCIAKSWKISNDGLTYTFYLRNDVFFHDSKAFKSRKGRRVVASDFVFSFNRIIDNKIASPGAWVFNNVNKENNPFTAINDSVFQIKLKQLFPPFLGLLTMQYCSVVPKEAVELYENDFRSNPVGTGSFTFKMWEEGEKLVLVKNPNYFEFDGKQRLPYLDAISVTFIIDKQISFLEFIKGNLDFISGIESSYKDELLTRTGGLNPKYKDKFYVLSQPYLNTEYLAFLFNGDKTNPLQNKAIRQAINYGFDRKKMITYLRNNIGTPGLYGFVPFGMPYFETKKINGYDYNPEKSKQLLREAGFKNGEGLPGIALSTNNSYLEFCKYIQSQLSEIGIKIKIDVNPPATHRNMVANSKLLFFRGSWIADYADAENYLSLFYSKNFSPKGPNTTHFSDKKFDELFEKAQKEINYSLRNKYYEEMDNIVMQEAAVVVLYYDRVLRFVQNNISGLNCNPMNLLNLKRVRKK, encoded by the coding sequence TTGATATTCACTTTTTTCGTTGCTTGCACATCAGGTAAAAAGAAAAATAATAAAACAGTTTTCCGTTACAACGAATCTGCCGGAATTACTTCATTAGACCCTGCTTTTGCAAAAGACCAGTCAAATATATGGGCAATAAATCAACTTTATAACGGACTTGTTCAGTTTGATGACAACCTTAAAATCATTCCCTGCATTGCTAAATCGTGGAAAATTTCAAATGATGGATTAACATATACTTTTTATTTGAGAAATGATGTTTTTTTTCATGATAGCAAGGCATTCAAAAGTAGAAAGGGTAGGAGAGTGGTTGCATCTGATTTTGTTTTCAGCTTCAACAGAATTATTGACAACAAAATTGCATCACCGGGTGCATGGGTTTTTAATAATGTTAACAAAGAAAATAATCCTTTTACGGCAATTAACGATTCTGTTTTTCAGATAAAATTAAAACAGTTGTTTCCTCCATTTCTCGGTTTGCTTACAATGCAATATTGCTCAGTAGTTCCGAAAGAAGCAGTTGAATTATATGAAAACGACTTTCGAAGTAATCCTGTAGGTACTGGATCTTTCACGTTTAAAATGTGGGAAGAAGGCGAAAAACTTGTTCTCGTAAAAAATCCAAATTATTTTGAGTTTGACGGGAAACAACGTCTGCCTTACCTTGATGCAATTTCAGTTACATTTATTATCGACAAGCAAATTTCTTTTCTCGAATTTATAAAAGGTAATCTCGATTTTATTTCAGGAATTGAATCGAGCTATAAAGATGAACTCTTAACCAGAACAGGTGGGTTAAATCCAAAATATAAAGACAAATTTTATGTTTTATCACAGCCATACCTAAATACCGAATATCTTGCTTTTTTATTTAATGGAGATAAAACAAACCCTTTGCAAAATAAAGCAATCAGGCAAGCAATAAATTATGGTTTCGACAGAAAAAAAATGATAACATACTTGAGGAATAATATTGGAACTCCGGGATTATATGGATTTGTGCCTTTTGGAATGCCTTATTTCGAAACAAAAAAAATAAACGGTTATGATTATAATCCCGAAAAATCAAAACAATTATTACGCGAAGCGGGTTTTAAAAATGGAGAAGGACTTCCGGGAATTGCATTAAGCACAAATAATTCGTATCTCGAATTTTGCAAATATATTCAATCACAACTTTCGGAAATTGGAATAAAAATTAAAATAGATGTCAATCCACCGGCGACACACAGAAACATGGTTGCAAATTCAAAGCTTCTTTTTTTTCGCGGCTCATGGATTGCCGATTATGCCGATGCTGAAAATTATCTTTCTTTGTTTTACAGTAAAAACTTTTCGCCCAAAGGACCTAATACCACTCATTTCTCAGATAAAAAATTTGATGAACTTTTTGAAAAAGCACAAAAAGAAATTAACTACTCACTGAGAAACAAATACTATGAAGAAATGGATAATATAGTGATGCAGGAAGCTGCTGTTGTGGTTTTATATTACGACCGTGTTCTGCGTTTTGTACAAAATAATATTTCGGGATTAAATTGCAATCCTATGAATTTACTTAACCTGAAAAGAGTGAGAAAAAAATAA
- a CDS encoding SDR family oxidoreductase, producing the protein MSKIVFITGTTSGFGKSSAFKFAESSYNLIITGRRKELLTKVAAQIKEKFNVKVLTLNFDVRNLKEVESSIKSIPAEWQKVDILVNNAGLSAGLSPFDECDIDDWERMLDTNIKGLLYVTKFVVPFMIKNNSGHIINISSIAGKDTYQNGNVYCASKSAVDTLSKAMRVDLLKYNIKVTNISPGAAETEFSLVRFHGDKEKADNVYKGYTPLTPDDVADTIFYAASRPANVNIAEITITPLAQGSAFYYNKKL; encoded by the coding sequence ATGAGTAAAATTGTTTTCATTACAGGTACAACATCCGGATTTGGAAAATCATCTGCCTTTAAGTTTGCTGAAAGTAGTTACAATTTAATTATTACAGGCAGACGAAAAGAATTGCTGACAAAAGTTGCTGCTCAAATTAAAGAAAAATTTAATGTTAAAGTTTTAACTTTAAATTTTGATGTAAGAAATTTAAAAGAAGTTGAGAGTTCAATAAAATCAATACCTGCGGAATGGCAGAAAGTTGATATTTTGGTAAATAATGCCGGACTTTCTGCCGGACTTTCGCCGTTTGATGAGTGCGACATTGACGACTGGGAAAGAATGCTCGATACGAATATAAAAGGTTTGTTGTATGTTACAAAGTTTGTAGTTCCTTTTATGATAAAAAATAATTCAGGTCATATAATAAACATAAGTTCAATTGCCGGAAAAGATACTTATCAAAACGGAAATGTTTATTGCGCCAGCAAAAGTGCAGTTGACACTTTATCAAAAGCCATGAGAGTTGATTTGTTAAAATATAATATTAAAGTTACAAATATAAGTCCCGGTGCTGCCGAAACTGAATTTTCGCTTGTACGCTTTCATGGTGATAAAGAAAAAGCTGATAATGTTTACAAAGGATATACACCACTCACACCCGATGATGTTGCCGATACAATTTTTTATGCTGCTTCACGTCCTGCAAATGTTAATATTGCTGAAATTACCATTACTCCGCTTGCACAAGGAAGTGCATTTTATTATAATAAGAAGTTGTAA
- a CDS encoding Rrf2 family transcriptional regulator: protein MSRVIHLSEAASLAIHSMVLIARSKKNLNVNAIANVTGASRNHLARVMLRLVKADFVKSTRGPSGGFVLNKKPKDITLLDIYQSVEGAIIEEGCPLNRPICPNEQCLMGNLFNKLTIQFKEYFKHQTLKDYI from the coding sequence ATGTCAAGAGTAATACATTTGTCAGAAGCGGCGTCATTGGCAATTCACAGCATGGTGTTGATAGCAAGGTCAAAAAAAAATCTGAATGTTAATGCAATTGCGAATGTTACAGGAGCTTCCAGAAATCACCTTGCACGTGTTATGCTGCGACTTGTTAAAGCTGATTTTGTGAAATCCACACGCGGTCCTTCAGGTGGATTTGTATTAAATAAAAAACCTAAAGATATAACCTTACTTGACATTTATCAGTCGGTGGAGGGAGCAATTATTGAAGAAGGATGTCCGCTAAATCGTCCTATTTGTCCTAATGAACAATGCCTTATGGGAAATTTATTTAATAAACTTACCATTCAATTTAAGGAATATTTTAAACATCAAACACTGAAAGATTACATTTAA
- a CDS encoding hydroxymethylpyrimidine/phosphomethylpyrimidine kinase: MNNVLTIAGFDPSGGAGILADIKTFEANEVYGIAAVTALTYQNDMEFNGLEWIPEKKIKRQIETVSKRYSFNFVKIGIIENLEILDNIVDFLKSINKKVKIIWDPVLKASAGFEFHKNIDKIKLKEICSNIYMLTPNLEELMKMFPSGDYKENAKELSRDCIVYLKSAIDKEAKKISDLVFYNQTIDIFESEIINGFEKHGSGCVLSSAITANLAKGMSLHESCKKAKEYITIFLKSSSDLSGKHFKIQ, from the coding sequence ATGAATAATGTATTGACAATTGCCGGCTTTGACCCAAGTGGAGGTGCGGGAATACTTGCAGACATTAAAACTTTTGAAGCGAATGAAGTTTATGGAATTGCAGCAGTTACAGCTTTAACTTATCAGAACGATATGGAATTTAACGGCTTGGAATGGATACCGGAAAAAAAAATAAAAAGACAAATTGAAACTGTGAGCAAACGATATAGCTTTAATTTCGTTAAAATAGGAATAATTGAAAATCTTGAAATACTTGATAACATAGTTGATTTTCTTAAATCAATAAATAAGAAAGTGAAAATAATATGGGACCCTGTTTTAAAAGCAAGTGCAGGATTTGAATTTCATAAAAACATTGATAAGATAAAATTAAAGGAAATATGTTCAAATATATATATGCTCACACCTAATTTAGAAGAGCTAATGAAAATGTTTCCGTCGGGAGATTACAAAGAAAATGCAAAAGAATTAAGCAGGGATTGTATCGTGTATCTTAAAAGTGCAATCGATAAAGAAGCTAAAAAAATAAGCGATTTAGTATTTTATAATCAAACAATTGATATATTTGAATCAGAAATAATAAATGGATTTGAAAAGCATGGCTCGGGGTGCGTTCTTTCATCTGCAATAACTGCAAATCTTGCTAAGGGTATGAGTTTGCATGAATCATGTAAAAAAGCGAAGGAATATATTACGATTTTTTTAAAAAGCAGTAGCGATTTATCGGGGAAACATTTTAAAATACAATAA
- a CDS encoding glycosyltransferase family 1 protein — MRIGFDAKRAFFNRSGLGSYSRNTILQLSRYFPDNKYFLFTPKYKKKNFKLESDNVHVSTPDSLTGKFFNSYWRTFLLANQVEKNGIDIYHGLSNELPSGIKSNNVKKVVTIHDLIFMRYPEFYKLIDRNIYEKKFKYSCDSADKIFAVSNQTKDDILNFFKTDENKISIVYQGCDNMFLNEVSEEEKNKIIRKHHLPQHYILYIGTIEERKNLLSVVRAIKEGNLDTYLVVIGKPTSYISKVKQYIYENRMERQVLFLNNVRIEDLPAIYQLAYLFIYPSIFEGFGIPILEALFSKVPVITSKGSCFSEAGGSKTIYVDPTNIEEIIYSMKKILDDSQLRETMINEGLNHAMNFKDEVVAANLMREYSSL, encoded by the coding sequence ATGAGAATTGGCTTTGATGCAAAACGTGCTTTTTTCAACCGCAGTGGCTTAGGAAGCTATAGCAGGAATACCATTCTGCAATTGAGCCGTTATTTCCCTGATAATAAATATTTCCTTTTTACTCCAAAATATAAGAAAAAGAATTTTAAATTAGAATCGGATAATGTACATGTATCAACTCCCGATAGTTTAACAGGAAAATTTTTTAATTCATACTGGAGAACTTTCCTGCTGGCAAATCAGGTTGAAAAAAATGGAATTGATATTTATCATGGCTTAAGCAACGAACTTCCTTCCGGAATAAAATCAAATAATGTAAAGAAAGTTGTTACTATACACGACTTGATTTTTATGCGTTATCCCGAATTTTACAAATTGATTGACAGAAATATTTACGAAAAAAAATTCAAATATAGCTGCGACTCTGCCGATAAAATATTTGCTGTGAGCAATCAGACAAAAGATGATATTCTGAATTTTTTCAAAACCGATGAAAATAAAATTTCGATTGTATATCAGGGCTGCGATAATATGTTTTTGAATGAAGTTAGTGAAGAGGAGAAAAACAAAATAATTAGAAAACATCATTTGCCGCAACATTACATACTTTACATCGGGACGATTGAAGAAAGAAAAAATCTTCTTAGTGTTGTAAGAGCCATAAAAGAAGGTAACCTCGATACTTATTTGGTAGTAATAGGAAAACCCACAAGTTATATCAGTAAAGTAAAACAATATATTTATGAAAATCGCATGGAAAGACAGGTTTTATTCCTGAACAATGTGAGAATTGAGGATTTACCTGCGATTTATCAGCTTGCTTATTTATTTATTTACCCTTCAATTTTTGAAGGTTTTGGAATTCCGATACTTGAAGCATTGTTTTCAAAAGTGCCTGTTATAACTTCAAAAGGCAGTTGTTTCAGTGAAGCCGGTGGTTCCAAAACAATTTACGTTGACCCCACCAATATTGAAGAAATTATTTATTCAATGAAAAAAATTCTTGACGATTCTCAATTGCGTGAAACAATGATAAATGAAGGACTAAATCATGCAATGAATTTTAAAGACGAAGTTGTTGCGGCTAACCTGATGAGAGAATATTCAAGTTTGTAG
- a CDS encoding PaaI family thioesterase yields the protein MKKIKNPFVECENYNCFGCSPHHPFGLKMEFFEEGDEVIAFWEPDDLYQGWNNILHGGIQATLMDEIASWIVFVKLKTSGVTSKMEIKLKKPVFTNKGKLTLKASIACVNKKIAKINVYLFDSENILCAESNFFYYIYPQNVAKEKLMYPGIGKFYE from the coding sequence ATGAAAAAAATAAAAAATCCGTTTGTTGAATGTGAAAACTATAATTGTTTCGGATGCAGTCCTCATCATCCCTTTGGTTTGAAAATGGAATTTTTTGAAGAAGGAGATGAAGTCATAGCATTTTGGGAACCTGATGATTTATATCAGGGCTGGAATAACATTTTACACGGTGGAATTCAGGCAACATTGATGGATGAAATTGCAAGTTGGATTGTATTTGTGAAACTGAAAACATCGGGAGTAACTTCAAAAATGGAAATAAAATTAAAAAAACCGGTTTTTACAAATAAAGGAAAGTTAACATTAAAAGCTTCAATTGCATGTGTGAATAAAAAAATTGCGAAAATAAATGTGTATTTATTTGATTCTGAAAATATTTTGTGTGCAGAATCCAATTTTTTTTATTATATTTACCCCCAGAATGTTGCAAAAGAAAAATTAATGTATCCGGGAATCGGAAAATTTTATGAATAA
- a CDS encoding MGMT family protein, giving the protein MKIKVQNENSFFENVYEVAHLIPFGRVTSYGAIAEYLGAKRSARMVGWAMNKSFTQKKNIPAHRVVNRNGILTGKNYFGGSDVMKELLESEGVKIENNKIMNFEKIFWDPIKELSI; this is encoded by the coding sequence ATGAAGATAAAAGTACAAAATGAAAATTCTTTTTTCGAAAATGTTTATGAAGTTGCACATTTAATTCCCTTTGGCAGAGTAACTTCTTATGGTGCTATTGCAGAATATCTCGGAGCAAAACGTTCGGCACGGATGGTCGGCTGGGCAATGAACAAGTCGTTTACTCAAAAAAAAAATATTCCTGCCCACAGAGTTGTTAATAGAAATGGAATTTTAACAGGTAAAAATTATTTTGGCGGAAGCGATGTTATGAAAGAATTGCTGGAAAGTGAAGGAGTAAAAATTGAAAATAATAAAATAATGAATTTTGAAAAAATATTCTGGGACCCGATAAAGGAATTGAGTATTTGA
- the trmB gene encoding tRNA (guanosine(46)-N7)-methyltransferase TrmB encodes MAKNKLKRFSELNDFSNVFQPKKKDFDSGFYLKEKWKKEYFRNNNPITLELGCGKGEYTTGLAEKHPEKNFIGIDIKGSRIWVGCKYSIEKKLKNVVFIRTQIENLEFFFKENEISEIWITFPDPYLSSGKAKKRLTSSRFLNIYKNIIDDNCIINLKTDNFVLYNYTLEIINNEKHKLLFATDDLYGSNIENSAKSIQTYYERIHLKNNLKIYFIQFSLKI; translated from the coding sequence GTGGCAAAAAATAAACTCAAAAGATTTTCGGAATTAAATGATTTCAGTAATGTTTTTCAACCAAAGAAAAAAGATTTTGATTCCGGTTTTTATTTAAAAGAAAAATGGAAAAAAGAATATTTCCGAAATAATAATCCCATAACTCTTGAACTTGGCTGCGGAAAGGGTGAATATACAACAGGACTTGCTGAAAAACATCCCGAAAAAAATTTCATAGGCATTGACATTAAAGGTTCGAGAATATGGGTTGGCTGTAAATATTCAATTGAAAAGAAATTAAAAAATGTTGTTTTCATAAGAACTCAAATCGAAAACCTCGAATTCTTTTTTAAAGAAAATGAAATAAGTGAAATTTGGATTACCTTTCCCGACCCCTATCTTTCCAGTGGCAAGGCAAAGAAAAGATTGACTTCATCCCGTTTTCTGAACATTTATAAAAATATTATTGACGACAATTGTATTATAAACCTTAAAACTGATAATTTTGTTCTTTACAATTATACTTTGGAAATTATAAATAATGAAAAGCATAAACTTTTATTTGCTACCGATGATTTGTATGGTTCGAATATTGAAAATTCCGCAAAATCAATACAAACATATTATGAAAGAATTCATTTGAAAAATAATTTAAAAATATATTTCATTCAATTTTCATTAAAAATATGA
- a CDS encoding SPOR domain-containing protein: protein MHIVEKYILELLYKKEILILPGVGTFVVVYSSSKIDVRKKIAYPPLKKIFFKNEFNNDNILVNYIAAAENISVSLAETMVKEYVGMLKAKLSEEKKYTIDNFCVFSLASKSNISFSQSKSLNLLNDAFGLSEISAVKIKRNFIGFKNKSIKGKIFICFIIAIIVLLPLIFLLNKFNYLDSNGKIKPQRAQVEKPILRQNNKTGKEIIKIENKEVKNNAKYFIVGGCFVMEENAKKLSDKIKKKGFNPEISKNKDGLFMVSYAKFDNKTDAVNELKKIKTQADSSAWLVCQ from the coding sequence ATGCACATAGTTGAAAAATATATTTTAGAATTACTTTATAAAAAAGAAATTCTGATTTTACCCGGAGTCGGAACTTTTGTGGTGGTTTATTCTTCATCGAAAATTGATGTACGTAAAAAAATTGCTTATCCTCCTTTAAAAAAGATTTTTTTTAAAAACGAATTTAATAACGATAATATTTTAGTAAATTATATTGCTGCTGCTGAAAATATTTCTGTTTCTCTTGCAGAAACTATGGTTAAAGAATATGTTGGTATGCTGAAAGCAAAATTATCAGAAGAAAAAAAATATACTATAGATAATTTTTGTGTCTTTTCTCTTGCTTCAAAAAGCAATATTTCATTTAGTCAAAGTAAATCTCTTAACTTATTAAACGATGCATTCGGATTGTCCGAAATAAGTGCTGTAAAAATTAAAAGGAATTTTATCGGTTTTAAAAATAAATCAATAAAAGGCAAAATATTTATCTGTTTTATTATTGCAATTATAGTTTTACTTCCGTTAATATTTTTACTAAATAAATTTAATTATCTTGATTCTAACGGTAAAATCAAGCCACAGAGAGCACAAGTTGAAAAACCTATTTTGAGGCAAAACAATAAAACGGGAAAAGAAATTATAAAAATCGAAAATAAGGAAGTAAAAAATAATGCAAAATATTTTATTGTGGGTGGTTGTTTTGTTATGGAAGAAAATGCAAAAAAACTTTCAGATAAAATAAAGAAAAAAGGGTTCAACCCCGAAATATCAAAAAATAAAGATGGATTATTTATGGTAAGTTATGCGAAATTTGATAACAAAACCGATGCAGTTAATGAATTGAAAAAAATTAAAACCCAAGCGGATTCTTCGGCATGGTTAGTTTGTCAATAA
- the kdsB gene encoding 3-deoxy-manno-octulosonate cytidylyltransferase produces MNFIGIIPARYKSSRFPGKPLIDINGKSMLQRVYEQAEKTRALSYLAVATDDKRIFEHVKTFGGNVILTSAKHKTGTDRCFEAAEKLKSKIKFSDNDVIINIQGDEPFIQPEQITHLAKCFKNKKTQIATLVKKINNEKDIFNPSVIKVVFNKDKEAIYFSRSPIPYFRNKEQKEWFGSFDFFKHIGIYSYRFGILEQLIKLKQSSLEIAESLEQLRWLQNGYKIKVEITEHESFSIDTPEDLKKINEFI; encoded by the coding sequence ATGAATTTTATTGGCATAATTCCTGCACGTTATAAATCGTCGCGTTTTCCGGGTAAGCCATTAATTGATATTAATGGGAAGTCAATGCTCCAGAGAGTTTACGAGCAGGCAGAAAAAACAAGAGCATTATCATATCTTGCGGTTGCAACCGATGACAAAAGAATTTTTGAGCATGTGAAAACTTTCGGTGGAAATGTTATTTTAACTTCTGCAAAACATAAAACCGGAACCGACAGATGTTTCGAGGCAGCAGAAAAATTAAAATCAAAAATAAAATTCTCTGATAATGATGTAATAATAAATATACAGGGAGATGAGCCATTCATTCAACCTGAACAAATTACTCATCTTGCAAAATGTTTTAAAAATAAAAAAACACAAATTGCAACTCTTGTAAAAAAAATTAATAATGAAAAAGATATTTTTAATCCGAGTGTAATAAAAGTGGTTTTCAATAAAGATAAAGAAGCAATTTATTTCAGCCGTTCGCCAATTCCTTATTTCAGAAATAAAGAACAAAAAGAATGGTTCGGTTCATTTGATTTTTTTAAACACATAGGAATATATTCTTATAGATTCGGGATTTTGGAACAGCTAATTAAACTGAAACAATCGTCTTTAGAAATCGCCGAATCACTCGAGCAATTGCGATGGCTACAGAACGGATATAAAATAAAAGTTGAAATCACCGAACACGAAAGTTTTTCTATTGATACTCCGGAAGATTTGAAAAAAATAAATGAATTTATTTGA
- a CDS encoding deoxynucleoside kinase, with protein sequence MHIAIAGNIGSGKTTLATLLAKQYKWKAQYENAEDNPYINSFYEDMQRWSFNLQVYFLNSRFRQIIEIKNSGKNIIQDRTIYEDAFIFAPNLHSMGLMSTRDFDNYNSLFELINQFIKPPDLLIYLRATVPTLVKQIQKRGRDYENSIRIDYLTRLNERYEAWATTYKLGKLLSIDVDNVNFCDVKKDLGIVIDKVEAEIHGLFEVVK encoded by the coding sequence ATGCATATTGCAATAGCAGGAAATATAGGTTCGGGCAAAACTACATTAGCTACTTTGCTTGCCAAACAGTACAAATGGAAAGCACAGTATGAAAACGCTGAAGATAACCCTTATATTAACAGCTTTTATGAAGATATGCAAAGATGGTCATTCAATCTGCAGGTATATTTTTTGAATTCACGTTTCAGACAAATAATAGAAATTAAAAATAGTGGTAAAAATATAATTCAGGACAGAACTATTTATGAAGATGCTTTTATTTTTGCTCCTAATTTACATTCAATGGGACTGATGTCAACCCGTGATTTTGATAATTACAATTCATTATTTGAATTAATAAATCAGTTTATCAAACCTCCGGATTTATTGATATATCTGCGTGCAACGGTACCTACACTTGTAAAGCAAATCCAGAAACGCGGACGCGATTACGAAAATTCAATACGTATTGATTATCTCACACGCCTCAATGAACGTTACGAAGCTTGGGCAACAACTTATAAACTCGGAAAACTTCTTTCTATTGATGTTGATAATGTTAATTTTTGTGATGTTAAAAAAGACCTGGGGATAGTTATTGATAAAGTAGAAGCTGAAATTCACGGACTTTTTGAAGTTGTGAAGTAG